One window from the genome of Salvia miltiorrhiza cultivar Shanhuang (shh) chromosome 7, IMPLAD_Smil_shh, whole genome shotgun sequence encodes:
- the LOC130994273 gene encoding uncharacterized protein LOC130994273, translating to MHRTRSAGNEDLLYHEDIERLARENNAARRRAEQEAQARERQLEAERQIEAEREMAENPEGQNENANKTLRDMMFPNNLNLRPSAIVLSEITGNWELKHTLIQILPKYSDMPGEDPQRHLQDFEMACGTVRTASQALGEYIRLLTFLFSLLEGAREWLYDLPEGSIRTWQELQSKFLEKYFPAARIQNLRTRISNIKMGSAEDLYEYWGRFKQMLAKCPQHQIPDHDLIRYFVGGLRRQDRQWLHAACGGSILNKSAAEAFKLIADMAEESRDEEGTIVRTTPVPAPTAQDEKLDKLCNMFEKFMTNQGAPNQGIPNIRKPVKACQLCMATSHATDECPQLFEDEELNAIGQQPGGNNGGQNQKPFEPYRQQYNNQGWRQHENLRYRSNNFLGLNQGQTSNPPQYSQQPQQARGSSLSELVHQMAQQQMKFQQETEKFIMETRGGMQNVNS from the coding sequence ATGCATCGTACCAGGAGTGCAGGTAACGAAGATCTTTTGTACCACGAGGATATTGAAAGACTTGCTCGAGAGAACAATGCTGCTAGACGCAGGGCAGAACAAGAGGCACAGGCAAGAGAGAGACAGTTAGAAGCAGAGAGACAAATAGAAgcggagagagagatggcagaaAATCCGGAAGGGCAGAATGAAAACGCCAACAAGACTCTTCGAGACATGATGTTTCCGAACAACTTGAACCTCCGGCCATCAGCCATAGTACTGTCGgagatcactggaaattgggagCTGAAGCATACTCTGATCCAGATTTTGCCCAaatacagtgatatgcccggagagGACCCTCAAAGACATCTCCAAGACTTTGAGATGGCATGTGGAACGGTGCGCACCGCTAGCCAAGCACTTGGCGAATACATCCGACTCCTTACTTTTCTGTTCTCTCTATTAGAAggagcgagggagtggttgtaTGATTTGCCCGAAGGAAGCATTCGGACCTGGCAGGAGTTGCAGAGCAAGTTTTTGGAAAAGTACTTCCCAGCTGCCCGGATCCAAAATCTGAGGACTCGAATAAGTAATATAAAGATGGGATCAGCAGAAGACCTATATGAGTACTGGGGAAGGTTCAAGCAGATGctggccaaatgcccacaacaccaaATACCGGATCATGATCTTATTCGGTATTTCGTGGGAGGACTCCGAAGGCAAGATAGGCAATGGTTACACGCTGCATGTGGAGGATCAATCTTAAACAAATCTGCAGCGGAAGCTTTCAAGCTCATAGCCGACATGGCAGAGGAATCGAGAGATGAGGAAGGGACCATAGTCAGAACTACTCCAGTGCCGGCTCCCACTGCTCAAGACGAAAAGTTGGACAAGCTTTGCAACATGTTCGAGAAGTTTATGACGAACCAAGGAGCACCCAATCAAGGAATTCCCAACATTCGGAAGCCTGTGAAGGCATGCCAGCTTTGTATGGCGACTTCACATGCAACCgatgaatgtccacaacttttcgAAGATGAAGAGCTTAATGCTATTGGACAACAGCCAGGAGGAAACAACGGAGGGCAAAACCAGAAACCTTTTGAGCCCTACAGACAGCAGTACAACAATCAAGGATGGAGGCAACATGAGAACCTTAGGTATCGCAGCAACAACTTTTTGGGGCTAAACCAAGGGCAGACGAGTAACCCACCACAATActcgcaacaacctcaacaggcaagaGGATCCTCCCTATCAGAACTCGTGCATCAAATGGCTCAGCAACAAATGAAGTTCCAGCAAGAGACCGAAAAGTTCATAATGGAGACGAGaggaggaatgcagaatgtgaATTCCTAA